The Streptomyces venezuelae genomic interval CGTCCGGCCACCCGTGGAGCAGCTCCGATGATCACCTGGCGCAGGCTCGGCGAAGCGGACTTCCCGCAGGTGGGGGAGTGGCTGTCCCAGTCGCACGTCGCACGCTGGTGGAACCACGAGACCTCACCCGAGGCCGTCGCGCGCGACTTCGGCCCGGCCGCCCGGGGCGAGGAGGCGTCGGAGGACCTGCTCGTCCTCCTCGACGGCCGGCCGATCGGCCTGATCCAGCGCTGCCGCTTCGCCGACTTCCCGGAGTACGAGGCCGAGCTGGCGGCCGCCGAGGTCGAGGTTCCGGACGGTGCGATGACGCTCGACTACCTGATCGGCGTTCCCGGTCTGACGGGTCGGGGCCACGGTGCGGAGCTGATCCGGGCGGTCGTC includes:
- a CDS encoding GNAT family N-acetyltransferase; this translates as MITWRRLGEADFPQVGEWLSQSHVARWWNHETSPEAVARDFGPAARGEEASEDLLVLLDGRPIGLIQRCRFADFPEYEAELAAAEVEVPDGAMTLDYLIGVPGLTGRGHGAELIRAVVAATWTDHPRATTIIVPVHAANRPSWRALEKAGLRRVAEASLEPDNPIDDRAHYVYRIDRPGD